One endosymbiont 'TC1' of Trimyema compressum genomic window, AAGCAATGTTTCTGCTGAAGAGATTAAGAATAATATTATTAATCAGTCAAAAACAAAAAACACTATTAGTATTCTAATGCATGATGCAAATTCAAAGGAAACCACTATCAATGCTTTGCCGGCAGTCATTAGTGGGCTTAAAGAGTTAGGCTTTCAATTTTTGGTAATTCCTGATGGTGTTTCAGGTCCAGAATTTAGAACTTAAAAAAACATAAAAAGCTGTAACATTATGCTACAGCTTTTTATGTTCTGTTTTAAATTAATCTCTTACAATTTATACCTCTAGCATCTGTATTAATACTACCAGTTAAGATTAAAATTCCTTTAATTAGGCCCCAAATTTCAGCTGCAAATATCAGCAGTACACCAATACCAAAACATGAAGTTAATAAGCCGACGATTGTCATTGAAAGTTGACCTGCTGCTTTCCCAGTATAGCCAAGGTAAAAATTATATACACCGAAGGCTCCCAAGAAAATACCAAAAAGACCGGCGGCTATTTTTGATTTTTGAGTTTCCAATTTGTATCCTCCTTTATTCTATATAAGCTAATTTTAGCTTATTTGAAAAACCTTGTAAAGGAGAAGCTCACATTTGTTTAACTAGATGGTAAAACGAATTAAGAAAAGGAAAAAAGAGGAGATTATAATGAAAATTATTTCGTGGAATGTTAATGGATTAAGAGCTGCTTTGAAAAAAGGTTTTGAAGCTATTATAGAAGAGTTAGATGCAGATATTGTTTGTTTACAAGAGACTAAAATGGAACAAGGACAAGCTATTATTGACTTGCCAGATTATGAAGAGTATTGGAACAGTGCTGTGAGAAAAGGTTATTCTGGGATTGCGATTTTACTAAGAAAAAGCCCCTAAATGTAACTTATGGAATGGGACTTGAAGAACATGATCAGGAGGGACGTATTATTACGTTAGAAATAAAAGATTTTTACTTGG contains:
- a CDS encoding TM2 domain-containing protein; its protein translation is METQKSKIAAGLFGIFLGAFGVYNFYLGYTGKAAGQLSMTIVGLLTSCFGIGVLLIFAAEIWGLIKGILILTGSINTDARGINCKRLI